GATTAAGAAGTTAACACAGCTAAGCACGACATATGTAAAATAAGAAGTAAAATGTTTctttaaacaaacattattcTCAAGGATTAGAAAAAATAGAACGCTATAAACTTTGGGATGGCCAGATACAGCTTTAATTGGAAACAGCGTCTTGAGACTGGCAGaaacaaatatacaatatctatatacaactgatgataatataattttaataaatattatttaaaatcgatttcATCACTTAAGGTTATCCTATAAAACTCAAAATCCAACCACACGCAGTCTGTTAGTAACAGTGCAATCAAAAGTGATCACATGATGACGgcgtatttaaaattgtattcaattataaaagtAGTTACGAGGTGAGTCAGAACCGACCTTGAACGACACAAAGAACACGTTGTTTTATACACTGCCATTATATACAGTAATGTAACGATAAAAACGAACCTAAACAGGTAGCGACGTGTGCCCGTTGAATTGTAATTACACGTACATTATGTTGTACGAATTAATGAAGGAAGAGAGATGAGAGCCGCGTATCTTTGGAATGATGTCATCTGCGACGGAAAGTACAAGGCGTCCATGCTCTTACAATTTcgttttaattactataaaatcatGTTCATTACAATGATTAATCGAAGCAATGGGCTGCTACGTAAAATATGGTTTAACAATTATGACAGCAGTTATTGTTGTCAGCTAAATCGTGACTCGCGAAGCTCGTCTAGGTGCTATGTAAGAAACGCACTACGGATGGCTCGGTCACAGCAATTAATGATCGCACTGGcactattttatacattttaaacaaagttTGTTCCGAAGGCTTTGCAAAACTAATCGTATGTATACCAACATTTTTGAACATATTAAAACCGTTAGGTTATAGAGAACTGACGAAGTCGCTAGAACAGCtacgtataaataattatgcataAGATAGGAAAATCACGCTACCCACTTAGGCAATGTCAAGTGTGTTTACGTAACGAGTGGAATCAATTGATTCCACTCGTTACGTAATTACGCGACTCATTTGGTACAGCACTACGATTGCAATTAACTTGCTACGTGCCGCGCCGCGACGAGATTAGATGTTGATAGAACTTGAACACCCTATACTCTAGGTGTGAAGTTCTCTTTTGCGACGtagttattaagtaaataaatggaAAAGGCATTGAAAGTTGAAGTTTGAATccaagtaaaaattatatatgttagtgatataaattattaatttgttaagaGTAAAATTTGAGCTTGTATTTACAACTCCCGTTTATGTTTTGAGGCAAACACTAGTTAGTAGAAGTAGTGCCTCGCTGGGTGTCGAACAAGGTAGTAGAACTGATCATAGCTGAGCTGGCATATCAAGAACTACATGTCAGCATCAACATTCCGTATAAACCTCTCTTATTCCACTAAAGTTGGGCCGCATCACACGGTATCAAAGAATCTACTTtcttaaatttgtatttaaatcattcAAGATGCGCAGCATGAATAATTTTACACCAAAAACGCAATAGATTGTGTTAGTTTTGTTCTGCAATATTACGTTACCGAAAGTGCGGCATGTGAATGGGGCCGTTTGCATCAACGTGGCTGTGAAGTCGGGGAAGCGGTTATTAGACGAGTAAACACACCGCCGCCTACACAACCAGTTTCTACTGTTATTAGTTCaagtacatttttaatactattttgtaAAAAGATCAACAACTCTTCAAATGTTAAGAATCTTGAAGTACCCAATTGACATAGCGTGTAGCAATTagagctttttatatttttgattttagttATTGGTGGCACTATTTTAGGCATTTTCTcacagtatttaaataatttatatttgtagtacATACTAAATGTAGATAGATGCGGTGGTATAGTCTAAATTTTGGTAaggtttttgttaaataatctCTCACGTCTGTATACACGCACGATACATGACATTAGAGAGGGAAGGGACGTTAGGATGCTATTTATGGCTTCGGGAACAAAGGAATCTCAGcgattaataaaccaatcactTTTGGCTCTCTGAACCACATTCAACAGCCTAAAAAATACTCTGTTTTATAGAAGTGgaacatttacaaattaaaaaatattactattattttcatCTACGCATAAACTATCCAGCTTAACAAAACACTTGATATGCGAGTGGTAAATTATCGCATCTAATAGCAGAGACAACTCAAGCATTTGGCTGTGACACGCGGTTATGAAACAATAAGCGGAGCACATTTCAACATGCGTTAAATCACTTATGTTTACGATGATGCAACCACTGATAACTTATCAGCAAGTGCGAACTGTACCCACTGCCAATCCAAAATATAGAACGTATGATTAATCGTGTTACGTAAGTTTAGGTACATAAATAACTCCGTAAATTGCTGCCAACTCCCTGGCAAGCTTACCCTGTCCTATGATCCCTCAGTTACCTGACAGAACTCTTTAAGTTATCAATCTTAAAAAAGTTTGATAGGACCTAGTTAATCACTAGGACTAGCAATTTAAAGTACCTTCTCCATTTGGCTTatagtgaaataaaaagaattggACAATATCCGGGATTATCTGGACATCATCGTAAATCGGTCTCAATCAAAATCATTGTAACACCTCATCGCCAAGCGcttcttataaaataatcaaacgaAGTGCCTCCACGTATCCGTAGCCCAACAATGGTGTCGTCACCATGCCGTGGCCTACAGCCGCTCACAATGTCAGTGCCAAGGTCCCGATAAGACATTCGTCACAGACTCACAACGCGACACGTTTAATTGCATTCCGCCGATATCGCGGCCGCGTTGCATCAGCAACGTGATCAAGGCGAAATGCTTGCCCTTATCGCTCCACCACTAACTTGTTTACATTACTTTCGTCATGCTggtattgttttgaaataagcTGTTACTCGAGGTTTGGAGTCGAGCAGGTGCTGTTTTTGATGACTACCAATATGCATAGATAGGCAGAAAAACTGGTTGATGGCGGTGGTAATGACACCACTTCTAAACAAGCTGTAAGAGAAATTGTACATATGTTGCATTTCAGGACGTTTTTAGGTATCCAACCATCTCACTAACCGAGGTACAGTACAGCATTAAAGTAAGTTAGTTCATTTTCTCTAAAGCCTAGTTCGGACTATGCTATTATTTAGTCAAGTAGcgaataatattagtaagtaaacTGTCTAAACACCAAAAATGTTATAGTAGCGAGTTTATATTCGCAACTAAAATTCTCCCCACTCGAATAAAATAATAGCGTAGTTCGAACAAGATTTAAGAGTGCAATagctttcttttttttatataattactgcGTGATTATGCTATGACAACATACTTTGATAGAGGTGACAGTCGTCcctagtaaaaaaaatccccGTTTAGACAGTTCTTATTTACACAGTTTTAATAACAATGCTTGTATTCTCGGCGCCTTGCACTCAACTTACGAACGAACTTACAAATTACGAAAGGATGCCAATGCCAATTTTATACTTACCGAGCTACGactctaaataatgtttaccgagtaacaacttaaaatataacaCAGATATGTCAAATGACAAGCACTGGAATAACCTTAATACATTGTATTTGCATAGATTCTAGGTGATGCTTCGTAAGAGAGGATTTGTCTAGACATACCGCAATGGATCTACCAGTTTGAATACAGTGTTATTTATAATGTGTGGTATTTTGAGAAGTAACATCTGCCTCGAATGACATCATTTAAGATATCAATGGATTTGTTGCTTATAGGATGCACATATTGTCctttagttgtaaaaaaaactgtgtTCAGATTTGGTTCGTCACCAGCATTCGCTTAATATATTCGTCAGAACAAACAGTTTCTGATTGTGTTTCCTTAACACGTAGCTTTTTCTATAGGTAAAGGAAAATTGCACACATTGCCTTCTGTCACACCGttactaaaaacaaaatcagGAAAGTTACGAACCAGTATTAACATTAGCAACTAAAAAGCGTTCCTTTAAACTTAAGAGTTGTCATCAAAATTCCTCACTGGCAATATACATTTCTACGACTATTACCAATTATAAAAACAGCTCGCGCAACAGTGTCAACTGAAAGTCACCTTCAGGTTACAAACCACGTTATGTCACCCATTCACAACGCATTCCACGCGATAAGCCATAACCACATGATATGGTTATGCATAacaatgttgtttattatttcctCGAAACGTGCGAGTGCTGCGCAATCGGAATGTTTAGGGTAAATGTCACGCTGAAGTGGCACTCGACCGGGCTGGCAGACTGCTTGACTTACTGCTGAAATAGTAGAGTGGCTTAACGGTATAGTTATTAACAGTAATCTAATAAACGAGAAAGTTAGTCATTTGATGGCAATCATCGCTATCCATAATCACAAATAAGACAACAGTAATACGTGTAagaataaatatacattgtttgGACCTCAGAGAAAAGCATTCTTCGCGCAGAAGGCAATTGCAAGGCTTTtactacacattttttttcgtgTGTAAGATCTAGTCCTTTTGGGCTACAACTATAACATCATGTTATAACTATACAATTAATACAATGATGGCATCTATACACCCTAGGACTAAGACCAATATGAATTCATATTTGATAGTATTTGTTTTAATGCATCCGAAATCAAACGAGCTTATAGCCCACCTGATAGTAAATAGTCAAGATAGAACAGCCAAGCCTGTTTGGTTAATAATAGTAATCAATTATTTACTCAACTCGTTAACGTTTAGACTAGAAACATATATTAGCGACAGCGCGATGTTGTGATAGTAAATAGGATCTTAATATACTAAGCACATAAAACATCCGATATCACTCCGCACATATCAATGAATGATATTTGATAGCCTATGTATCAAAGAAAACATTGTAACCTacataaaaaatagcaaaaccAACACAAGGCGAATACCCAAGGTTTCACCACAAAACCGAGCAATTCCTAATAGTTTCGTTATCACCAAAGCCATCGCAGCAAACGACCTTCCACCAGAATGTGTCTAAAAGGTGTGACTACCGTCGCCGGAGCGCATTATGAATACAAACGCCACATTTAATATCacaattgaaattgaaaacgTCACGCGCGCTAGGCCGTTTTGTAGTTGGCGCGTTCGTGCGCGGCGTCCTAAGGATCTGTTGACGAATCATCTCGGAAGTCTGATCGTAAGGTGGAAGTGGCAAACGCACTCAGGCTGACTAGTAATTAGGTTTACGCAACCTTCGTGACATCGGCGAATGAATAATTAATCAAGAAATGGGTCACATTAGCATGCAGCGTTTGCCGTCTACCGCGAATGCTCTTGGGACGTTCGGAGGTTTTCAACGAATGCTTGCAGTTGCTCAACCGTGCGGCATACATAACGCCTGCATCCGTGACTGGCTTATGTGCCCAGGGTGTTAGCTGTTTATAAATACTATGTGGGGATTGGGTAAGGAGTTTTTAATCGACATTCAAtgagattttgaaaattaataacagatacttgtatattattatagtcgCAACTAGGAAAATACAGtctacaataacaaaaatgattttacttcttacttaaCAGTAATTTGAACAAGAAATTCCTTACGGAGTGTATCTTATGATATACTGTTCCTCCTCGATGTCCTCTGTGCATTCTTGTTTCATCGGCATTGATAACGAGCTCAAGGGCTTTGGTGAAGAGTGGGAGGGACATGGCGAGGCACAACCTGGGAATTGAACACCGTGTCTCGTCAATGTGCCCATTTCGCCTTCGAAAAGtacatcatttataattttctcagcGTAACGTCTCTGATCTGGTTCAAGCCGGTTTAATTTTATAGCCCagtttttagatataatatcaGTCTCGTATTCTCGCACTTTGGAATACTCGCTCTCTGCATCAACCTGAGTAGATACATGAGTTGTTTTAATCGGCTTTTCATTCGTTTTCCTTTGGAACGACTTCTTTAATATTAGTGAATGCGCCTGTAACAAAAGTAacactaataaatttaaaatattatttattttagtataaccGAATGGTAATATGCAGATTTACACGTGCGCTTGAAATGTATTTCTTCTGAAGGAGCAATAAGAACCAATATAATGGTAAATCCTACGACCCGGCCAGCTCGCAGCTTTACGCAACTTTGAGCACCCGTGTAAACCTCGCACAAGGAAGTATGGTATGACGGATTTTGGGTGTTACAACACTCGATGACCGCGAACTTATACAAGCCATAACGAGCGCCAGTTACGCGACTTAGGAAAGTTTTATGAATTTACCagtgtaagaaaaaatatagttattatacttacataatattttaaataataatttcgaacaacaaaaaatatatattttcaaaaacaatattatcataACACATATCCAATAAAAACTAATGTACTAACTGAAAATAACAGTGACgttgagtttttttatttctatattgttCAACAGTTATGTAactgaataaacaaaaacaatcttATTTATTcgtccattttttttatttctctcagTTATCGATAATCTATTTGGTTAACTTGGtagaaacataatatgtagGTTCATTTCGTGCGCACGCATCCCTAGTTGGATCGCGTATAGAACGTAGCGGTGCACGTAAATACCGCTCCTCAGTCTTGTTTGAGGCGATGGTCACGCAGGGCGCCGCGCTGCGCCACGCCACGCTCATATCTCATTCAAAATATCAGTGACGGCGCCgcgtatatgtatattatgcgTGCATAGACACACGCACACACTTGCATGCACCCACTACAAAATTGGGGCAGTGCAACTTATTTCTGCAGAAAGACTGCTTGTCTGACGTCAAGTCAGAAACCTCTGTGGAGATACCGTTTCGACAAATTTTACTAAGAGCCCATTTTTGGTTTAcgtgatatataaataataagaaaatattttaattacttaccaTGATTTTATAAGTTTCGTTAATGTCCATTTGATCAGCCAGGAACATCATGTCTTCGTAGTACCACAATACTGGTTTGGACTCATCATCACCAGAGGCGCCTAAA
The nucleotide sequence above comes from Manduca sexta isolate Smith_Timp_Sample1 chromosome 11, JHU_Msex_v1.0, whole genome shotgun sequence. Encoded proteins:
- the LOC115446146 gene encoding uncharacterized protein LOC115446146, which encodes MADVSDHECVPMWTSCEDKAIEREFVSTLISLYRDQPVLWNSKHKYYLDKNKRSAALKEMIKSLKTYRPDFTEDLLKRKINTLRTNFNKQRRKLKMAKHLGASGDDESKPVLWYYEDMMFLADQMDINETYKIMAHSLILKKSFQRKTNEKPIKTTHVSTQVDAESEYSKVREYETDIISKNWAIKLNRLEPDQRRYAEKIINDVLFEGEMGTLTRHGVQFPGCASPCPSHSSPKPLSSLSMPMKQECTEDIEEEQYIIRYTP